In one Lolium rigidum isolate FL_2022 chromosome 3, APGP_CSIRO_Lrig_0.1, whole genome shotgun sequence genomic region, the following are encoded:
- the LOC124700456 gene encoding GRF-interacting factor 1-like: MQQQHLMQMNQGMMGGYAASPTPVTTDLIQQYLDENKQLILAILDNQNNGKVDECARNQAKLQQNLMYLAAIADSQPPQTASLSQYPSNLMMQSGPRYMPQQSAQMMSPQSLMAARSSMMYAQQQQAMSPLQQQHQAAAHAQLGMSSGTTSGFNILHGEASMGGGGGGAGNSMMNAGVFSDYGRGGAKEGSTSLSADARGGANSGAHSGDGEYLKGTEEEGS, encoded by the exons ATGCAGCAGCAACACCTGATGCAGATGAACCAGGGCATGATGGGTGGCTACGCCGCTTCCCCTACCCCTGTCACCACTGATCTCATTCAGCAG TACCTGGATGAGAACAAGCAGCTGATCCTGGCCATCCTCGATAACCAGAACAACGGCAAGGTGGACGAGTGTGCACG GAACCAAGCTAAGCTCCAGCAGAACCTCATGTACCTTGCCGCCATCGCCGATAGCCAGCCTCCTCAGACGGCGTCGCTGTCTCAG TACCCGTCCAACCTGATGATGCAGTCCGGCCCGCGGTACATGCCGCAGCAGTCGGCGCAGATGATGTCGCCGCAATCGCTGATGGCGGCGCGGTCGTCGATGATGTACGCCCAGCAGCAACAGGCCATGTCGCCGCTCCAGCAGCAGCACCAGGCAGCTGCCCACGCGCAGCTGGGGATGTCTTCCGGCACGACCAGCGGGTTCAACATTCTCCACGGCGAGGCCAgcatgggcggcggcggtggaggtgccgGCAACAGCATGATGAACGCCGGCGTCTTCTCGGACTACGGCCGCGGTGGCGCCAAGGAGGGGTCAACCTCGCTGTCGGCCGATGCCCGTGGTGGCGCCAACTCCGGGGCGCACAGCGGCGACGGGGAGTACCTCAAGGGCACCGAGGAGGAAGGCAGCTAG